The following coding sequences lie in one Pseudomonas syringae CC1557 genomic window:
- a CDS encoding KinB sensor domain-containing domain, with protein MKLAMKLRTRLFLSISALITVALLGLLLGLVSVMQMARTQESLIQHNFAILDLGLKLRQNLGDQLVLMTGAQRDEPELEKIQRQFEELLEQGSMQDTQQEVRSGFEKTKGDYQGFMKAWKLYGNDPRGIRGTPQLSESFDTLRNGLLSVHRTALENISNAEINSRDRALWIAGLLGLVGLAVLCIGFVTAHGIARRFGAPIEALAKAADRIGEGDYEVMLPISSAAEMNLLTRRFGIMAEALRQHQATNVDELLAGQQRLQAVLDSIDDGLLMIDRQGHLEHMNPVAQRQLGWDESRLGQSLGEALGRPELDEQLHLVLRGGTLERAPEDLAIEIEGESRLLTYSMTPVSHTKGHILGAVMVLHDVTEQRAFERVRSEFVLRASHELRTPVTGMHMAFGLLQERLHFAPESREADLLNTVTEEMQRLMQLINDLLNFSRYQNGLQKLKLAPCSIETLLEEAKARFEDQALEQDIVLMLDVPEPMPRLHADQSQLERVLDNLLDNALRHTPPKGLIRLQARRHGERAIISVEDNGEGIAYGQQGRIFEPFVQVGRKKGGAGLGLALCKEIVQLHGGRMGVYSRPGQGTQFYMALPL; from the coding sequence ATGAAACTGGCCATGAAGTTGCGCACCCGCCTTTTTCTGAGTATTTCGGCCCTGATCACGGTCGCTTTGCTCGGCCTGCTGCTGGGGCTCGTCAGTGTCATGCAGATGGCCCGGACTCAGGAGTCGCTGATTCAGCACAACTTTGCCATTCTGGATCTGGGTTTGAAGCTGCGCCAGAACCTCGGCGATCAATTGGTACTGATGACAGGCGCCCAGCGTGATGAGCCTGAACTGGAAAAAATCCAGCGTCAGTTTGAAGAGCTGCTGGAACAGGGCTCGATGCAGGACACCCAGCAGGAAGTGCGCAGCGGTTTCGAGAAGACCAAGGGTGATTACCAGGGCTTCATGAAGGCTTGGAAGCTTTATGGTAATGACCCGCGGGGCATACGCGGCACGCCGCAGTTGAGCGAGAGCTTCGACACTCTGCGTAACGGGCTGTTGAGTGTGCATCGCACTGCCCTCGAAAACATTAGCAATGCCGAGATCAATTCTCGGGATCGTGCGCTGTGGATCGCTGGCCTGCTTGGGCTCGTCGGGTTGGCGGTGCTGTGCATCGGCTTTGTGACCGCGCACGGTATTGCCCGACGTTTCGGCGCACCGATCGAGGCGCTGGCCAAGGCGGCCGACCGAATAGGCGAGGGTGATTACGAGGTAATGCTGCCTATTTCCTCGGCTGCCGAGATGAATTTGCTGACCCGGCGCTTCGGCATCATGGCCGAGGCCCTGCGCCAGCATCAGGCGACCAACGTTGACGAGCTGCTGGCCGGGCAGCAGCGTCTGCAAGCGGTTCTCGATAGTATCGACGACGGCCTGTTGATGATTGACCGGCAAGGGCATCTGGAGCACATGAATCCTGTGGCGCAGCGGCAACTCGGTTGGGACGAGAGCCGTCTGGGCCAGAGTCTGGGTGAAGCGCTGGGACGTCCCGAGCTGGATGAGCAACTGCACCTGGTGCTGCGCGGCGGGACCCTGGAGCGTGCGCCGGAAGATCTGGCCATCGAAATAGAGGGCGAGTCTCGCTTGCTGACCTACAGCATGACGCCGGTTAGCCATACCAAGGGGCATATTCTGGGTGCGGTCATGGTGCTGCATGACGTTACCGAGCAGCGAGCGTTCGAACGTGTGCGCAGTGAGTTCGTACTGCGCGCCTCACACGAGCTGCGCACGCCGGTCACCGGTATGCACATGGCGTTCGGCCTGTTGCAGGAGCGGCTGCATTTCGCGCCGGAGTCCCGCGAAGCCGATCTGCTGAATACCGTCACCGAAGAGATGCAGCGCTTGATGCAGCTCATCAATGACCTGCTGAATTTCTCTCGTTACCAGAACGGCCTGCAAAAACTCAAACTGGCCCCGTGCTCTATCGAGACTCTGCTGGAAGAGGCCAAGGCCCGATTCGAAGATCAAGCTCTGGAACAGGACATTGTGTTGATGCTGGATGTGCCGGAGCCCATGCCGCGTCTGCACGCCGACCAGTCGCAACTCGAGCGGGTACTCGACAACCTGCTGGACAACGCCTTGCGTCATACACCGCCGAAGGGACTGATCCGCTTGCAGGCGCGGCGTCACGGCGAGCGCGCGATTATCAGTGTCGAGGATAACGGCGAGGGTATCGCCTACGGCCAGCAAGGGCGCATCTTCGAGCCTTTCGTGCAGGTCGGTCGCAAAAAAGGCGGCGCCGGGCTCGGGCTGGCGCTGTGCAAGGAGATTGTCCAGTTGCACGGCGGGCGTATGGGCGTTTACTCAAGGCCGGGGCAGGGCACGCAGTTTTATATGGCGTTGCCGCTTTGA
- the algB gene encoding sigma-54-dependent response regulator transcription factor AlgB: MEAATENQGRILLVDDESAILRTFRYCLEDEGYSVATANSAAQADTLMQRQVFDLCFLDLRLGEDNGLDVLAQMRIQAPWMRVVIVTAHSAVDTAVDAIQAGAADYLVKPCSPDQLRLATAKQLEVRQLSARLEALEGEVRKPKDGLDSHSPSMMAILETARQVAVTDANILILGESGTGKGELARAIHGWSKRAKKSCVTINCPSLTAELMESELFGHSRGAFTGASESTLGRVNQADGGTLFLDEIGDFPLTLQPKLLRFIQDKEYERVGDPVTRRADVRILAATNLNLEDMVRSGRFREDLLYRLNVITLHLPALRERSEDILTLADRFLARFVKDYARPARGFSDEARAALLNYRWPGNIRELRNVIERASIICPQERVEVSHLGMAEQPVNNAPRVGAALSLDELEKAHIGAVLATSETLDQAAKTLGIDASTLYRKRKQYNL; this comes from the coding sequence ATGGAAGCAGCCACTGAGAATCAGGGCCGTATTCTCCTTGTGGACGACGAGTCCGCCATCCTCCGCACCTTCCGGTACTGCTTGGAAGACGAAGGCTACAGTGTCGCCACTGCCAACAGCGCAGCGCAGGCCGACACGCTTATGCAGCGTCAGGTGTTTGATCTGTGCTTCCTGGACCTGCGTCTGGGTGAGGACAATGGCCTTGATGTGCTGGCGCAGATGCGCATTCAGGCGCCGTGGATGCGCGTGGTCATCGTGACCGCGCATTCGGCCGTCGACACCGCCGTCGATGCCATTCAGGCTGGCGCAGCCGACTATCTGGTAAAACCGTGCAGCCCTGATCAACTGCGCCTGGCTACCGCCAAGCAACTGGAAGTGCGACAGCTTTCGGCGCGTCTGGAAGCGCTGGAAGGCGAGGTGCGTAAACCCAAGGACGGTCTGGATTCCCACAGTCCATCGATGATGGCCATTCTGGAAACCGCCCGTCAGGTTGCGGTGACCGATGCCAACATCCTCATTCTGGGTGAGTCCGGTACAGGTAAAGGTGAGCTGGCCCGCGCGATTCACGGCTGGAGCAAGCGCGCCAAGAAGTCCTGCGTCACGATCAACTGCCCGTCGCTCACCGCCGAATTGATGGAAAGCGAACTGTTCGGTCACAGCCGCGGAGCGTTTACCGGCGCCAGTGAAAGCACGCTGGGCCGGGTCAATCAGGCGGATGGCGGCACGCTGTTCCTCGACGAGATCGGCGATTTCCCGTTAACGTTGCAGCCCAAGCTGCTGCGCTTCATTCAGGACAAGGAGTACGAGCGCGTTGGTGACCCGGTCACCCGCCGTGCCGATGTTCGCATTCTGGCGGCAACCAACCTCAATCTGGAGGACATGGTGCGCAGTGGGCGTTTCCGCGAGGATTTGCTGTACCGTCTGAACGTCATCACCCTGCATCTGCCGGCCCTGCGTGAGCGCAGCGAAGACATTCTGACCCTGGCGGATCGTTTTCTGGCGCGTTTCGTCAAGGACTATGCCCGTCCAGCGCGCGGTTTCAGCGACGAAGCGCGTGCGGCGCTGCTCAACTACCGTTGGCCCGGCAATATCCGCGAACTGCGTAACGTTATCGAGCGCGCGAGCATCATTTGCCCGCAAGAGCGTGTGGAGGTCAGCCACCTGGGCATGGCGGAGCAACCGGTGAACAACGCGCCGCGTGTAGGTGCAGCGTTGAGTCTGGACGAGCTGGAAAAAGCCCACATCGGCGCGGTGCTCGCTACCAGTGAAACACTTGATCAGGCCGCGAAAACACTGGGTATCGACGCTTCTACTCTTTACCGCAAACGTAAACAGTACAACCTGTGA
- a CDS encoding BON domain-containing protein translates to MFSMKKIALITAAAAMLGSGPVLAQPDLPTQLAEARQEGSIWTAFALNKHLSPFKIDVDVEQGTAILKGKVESEVDRELAERIALDVKGIEKVDNQLQVDASVASDAGTRTDMAQRFDDATLVATVKSKLLWSSVTEGLNIDVDSKDGVITLKGRAQSPEAKELAGSLASNTDGVVSVNNLISLSAADSIASKAQPQSLTPTEEMSDAWITSKVKASLIYSRTLDGLNIKVDTKAGVVSLNGVVANFAEKELAVEIAKNIRGVKGVNGDALKVMARSAG, encoded by the coding sequence ATGTTTTCAATGAAAAAGATCGCTCTGATCACTGCCGCCGCCGCAATGCTTGGCAGCGGCCCCGTGCTCGCCCAGCCTGACCTGCCCACTCAACTCGCCGAAGCGCGGCAGGAAGGGTCGATCTGGACTGCCTTCGCACTGAACAAGCATCTGAGCCCTTTCAAGATCGATGTGGATGTCGAGCAAGGCACAGCCATCCTGAAGGGTAAGGTCGAAAGTGAAGTCGATCGCGAACTGGCGGAGCGCATTGCGCTGGACGTCAAAGGCATTGAAAAAGTCGATAACCAGTTACAGGTCGATGCCTCGGTCGCCAGCGACGCCGGCACTCGAACCGACATGGCTCAACGCTTCGACGACGCCACGCTGGTCGCAACGGTGAAATCCAAACTGCTGTGGAGCAGTGTCACCGAAGGTTTGAATATCGATGTCGACAGCAAGGACGGCGTCATCACCCTCAAGGGCCGTGCGCAAAGCCCTGAAGCCAAGGAGCTTGCGGGAAGCCTTGCCAGCAATACCGATGGCGTGGTCAGCGTCAACAACCTGATCAGCCTGAGCGCAGCCGACTCCATAGCCTCCAAGGCTCAGCCGCAGTCGCTGACACCCACTGAAGAGATGAGTGACGCATGGATCACCAGCAAGGTGAAGGCGAGCCTGATCTACAGCCGGACTCTGGACGGTTTGAATATCAAGGTGGATACCAAGGCGGGAGTGGTCAGCCTGAACGGCGTGGTCGCCAACTTTGCCGAGAAGGAACTGGCGGTTGAAATTGCGAAAAACATCCGCGGTGTCAAAGGCGTAAACGGCGATGCTCTGAAGGTCATGGCACGTAGCGCAGGCTGA
- a CDS encoding DUF1328 domain-containing protein has protein sequence MLSWAITFLIIAIIAAVLGFGGIAGTATGIAKILFVVFLVMFVVSFFFGRRGRG, from the coding sequence ATGTTGAGTTGGGCTATCACGTTTCTGATCATCGCCATCATCGCTGCAGTACTGGGCTTTGGCGGTATCGCTGGTACGGCTACTGGTATCGCCAAGATCCTGTTCGTCGTCTTCCTGGTGATGTTCGTTGTGTCGTTCTTCTTCGGTCGTCGCGGTCGAGGCTAA